The genomic DNA CAGTGCGACGAGGACCGCGATTGCGCCGCCGTGATGATGGCGTTGATCCAAGGGGGCCGCGACAGCGACGAGGTCCGGAAGTTCTACGAGAGCTTGCATCAGATGTTGAGCGGCGATGGCGTATCGGATGAATTCCTGGAATTGATCCTGGCCACCGTCGACGGCGTTTGGTTGCAATCGGTGATCGAACCGCCCGAGACGATCGGGCCGCGGTCCGAACGCATTCGTCAGAACTTAAGGCGTTTGATCGCCAATGAAATCGCCGGCAAATAACCGAACACTTTTAGGAAACTACAACGATGAATCAAACGGTTGCTCCCGGCTCACGCCTGCGGTGGCTCCGCACTGCGATCGGGTCGATCTTGGTCGTGTTGGCCGTCGTCGGCATTTTGGCGGCGATCGGGTATGCCAAGGTCTGGCAGATCAAGTCAGCGATGGCCGCTCCACCGCCCCCAGAGATGCCGATCTCGGTCACGCTGGCGGCCGCCGAAGAATCCTCCTTCCGCCGCTCGTCGGTTGTTGTCGGAAATGTCCTGGCTCCCGAATCGATCACGCTGAAGACCGAACTGGCGGGCACCGTGACCGAAATCCCAATGATCCCCGGTGGCGAGGTGCAACGTGGCGAGGTGCTGTTGCGGCTGGATATCCGCACCGAAGAGGCGATGCTGAAAAGTCTTGAGGCGTCGCGAAAGCTGGCCGAATCGACTGTCCAGCGGTCGCGGCAACTCAATCGCATCAACGCGGGAAGCGAGTCGGAATTGGACATCGCCGAAGCGGAGCTCTCGCGAGCCGAGGCGGGAATCGAAGAGCTGCGGGTGCGGATCGACAAGAAGACGTTGCGAGCTCCGTTTGACGCGCGGGTTGGTTTGTTCGATTTGCACGTCGGCCAGTACCTGGTCGAAGGGAACCAGGTCACGACGCTGGAAGGGATCGCCGATTATTTCTTCATCGACTTTTCGATGCCCTCGCACGTCGCCGACGCGATCGAGATTGGCGACGACGTGTTTCTGCAGATCGGAGCGGACAAATTGCAGGCGACCGCGACGATCGTGGCTGTCGATGCATCGGCCAATCCGATCTCTCGCTCGGTGACGGCCCGCGCTCGGCTGTCCAATCCTCCGCCAAAGTTGCAGCCGAACGATTCGGTACACGTCACGGTGATGTATGGGCAACCGATTCCCGTTCGCCAGATTCCGGCGACAGCGGTTCGCCGCGGTCCCAGTGGATCGGTCGTTTTTGTCGCCACCGAAACCGAGAGCGGCTTGCGAGCCCAGTCGCGGAACGTGGTCGTGGTTCCCGGCGGAAGCGCTGTCGCGCGGGTGATCGATGGGATCCAGGCGGGCGAATCGATCGTGGCCGATGGATCGTTCAAAGTCTACGAAGGGGCGCTGTTGGCCGACGCGCGGTCGACGGCGGCATCCAACGATGAATCGGCGGCGTCGGTGCAAGATGCGGGTGTGCCGGCGGCAGTTGCGGCTGACGGTGCAATTCAGAATCGGGAGGCGGGAGAGTGAAATCGTTTACCGATATATTTATCCGCCACCCGGTCCTTGCGATCGTGGTCAATCTGATCCTGGTTTTGGTGGGGATTCGGTGCGCGTTGTCGCTGCCGATCCAACAGTTTCCGAAACTCGAAAGCACATCGATCACGGTCACGACCGTCTACTTTGGCGCTAGCGCCGAAACGGTCCGCGGCTTTTTGACAACTCCCATCGAACGAGCTGTCTCTTCGATCGCGGGGATCGATTACGTCGAATCGAGCAGCATCGCCGGGATCAGCACGGTCACGCTGCGATTGAATCTGAACCACGATTCGACCAAAGCGCTTGCCGAAGTGAACGCGCGGTTGCAACAGGTTCGCAGCGAATTGCCTGCCGAGGCAGAACCGCCGTCGATCGAATTGGTCCGCGCCGACCGGCCTTACGCCACGTTTTATCTAAGCTTCACGTCGGACCGATTCGATCTGCCGGCGCTTACTGATTATCTGACTCGCAACGTGCAACCGCGGCTGTCGATCATCAACGGCGTGCAGAAGGTAGGGATCGAAGCGGGGCAGACGCCAGCGATGCGGATCTGGATCTCGCCACAACGGTTGAGCGAATTGAACCTGACTCCGGGCGACGTTTATTCGGCGCTGCAGCGGAACAACTTTTTGGCGGCGATCGGACAGGTCAAAAACGACTTGGTGCAGGTCGACCTGCTGACCAACACCGACCTTCGCAGCGTCGATGAATTCGACGACTTGATCGTCTGGCAGGCACCAGCGTCCAGCACCGCCCCGGGGACGATCATCCGTCTGTCCGATGTGGCTCGCGTGGAGTTGGGGAGCGAAGAACCGACAGCGACAGCGCTCTATCGCGGTGAGAAAGCGATTTATGTGAGCGTTTGGCCACTGCCCGGCAGCAACGAGATCGAAGTCGCGACGCGGTTGCGGGCGGCGATGGCTGATCTACAACCCGATCTGCCGACGCACGTCGACATGCAACTGGCGTACGACGGCACCAAGTTCATGACGAAATCGTTGTCGGAGATCTCCAAGACGCTCACCGAAACGATTCTGATCGTCGGCTTTGTCGTCTTCCTGTTCATGGGCTCGGTCCGAACCGCGATCGTTCCCTTGGTCGCGATGCCGGTCTCGCTGGTCGGTGCGGCGATCGTGATGTATCTGATGGGATTCTCGTTGAACCTGCTGACTCTGCTGGCGATCGTGTTGGCCGTTGGTCTGGTTGTCGACGATGCGATTGTTGTCGTCGAAAACGTGCAGCGCCACCTGCAGGAAGGGAACGACAAAATCAAAGCCGCGCTGATGGGATCGCGCGAATTGGTCGGTCCGATTTTGGCGATGACGATCACGCTGGCGACCGTTTACGCACCGATCGGTTTTCAGGGAGGGCTGACCGGGATGCTGTTCCGCGAGTTCGCCTTTACCTTGGCCGCGGCGGTTGTCGTTTCCGGGATCGTGGCGGTGACGCTGTCGCCGATCATGAGCGCCTATCTGGTTCCTTCGGGAGGTCGCGAGGGAGCGATGACTCGTTTCGTGAACCGCATGTTTGCAGCGGTTCGCGATTTCTATGGCAAGCTGTTGGGCGGAGTCTTGCAGCTGCGTTGGTCGATCGCTTTGGCGACGCTGTTGGCCGGTGCGGCGGCGGTTCCGTTGTACATGTTCTCTCCGAAAGAACTCGCGCCGGTCGAAGACGAAGGGGCTGTTGCGGTGATGCTGACGGCCGCTCCCGATTCTACGCTCGCTTCGTCGACGCGGTGGACTCAGCAATTGTCCGACGGTTTTCAGGGGATCGAAGAGACCGATTACATGTGGGCTGTCGTCACGGCGAGTGGCGGGTTTGGCGGTTTGATCACCAAGGATTGGGACGACCGCCAGCGGAATACTCAAGCGATGTTGCCCGAGGTGTTTGGTGCGGCGTCGCAGAGTGCTGGGCTGGAAGCGTTTCCAGTCCTGGTGCCTCCGTTGCCCGGAGCCGGAAATTTCGATGTCGAATTGGTGCTCAAGAGCGATCTGCCGGTCTCGCGGCAGCGCGAATTGGCTGAAGAAATTGTGAAACGTGGCCGCGAAGCGAACATGTTTATGTTTGTCGACGCCGATTTGAAAGTCGATCTGCCGCAGGCGCGAGTGATCGTCGACCGGGAACGGCTGGCTGATCTTGGGCTAGACCAAGCCGCGGTTGGCCGCGAGCTTGGCGTTTTGCTGGGCGGTGGTTACGTCAACCGCTTCAATTATTTCAACCGCTCGTATCGAGTGATTCCACAGCTGGAGGCCGCCGATCGACAATCGACCGGCGCGCTGATGGACCTTCGCGTCCGTGGCCCTTCGGGAGAACTGATCCCCGTTTCGACATTTGCTTCGATCGAACCCGAGACCGCCCCGCGGACGCTCAGCCGATTCCAGCAGCAGAGTTCGTTTAAGGTCTTCGCCGCAGTCTATCCCGGCGTGACTAAAGAACAGGGGCTGACGACGCTGGAGAATATCGCCACCGATGTTGTCGGCGGATCGATGACGCTCGATTACGCGGGCGAATCGCGGCAGATTCGCCACGAAGGCGGCTCGCTGGCGGTCACGCTCGGCTTCGCGCTGCTGCTGATCTATCTCGTCCTTGCGGCTCAGTTTAAATCGTTCCGCGACCCGTTGATCGTATTGTTGGGGTCGGTGCCGTTGGCGATGACTGGAGTTCTGACGTTAACCTGTTTGGACTTCACCACGATCAATATCTATTCGCAAGTCGGGCTGATCACGCTTGTCGGGTTGGTTGCCAAGAACGGGATCCTGATCGTCGAGTTTGCCAACGCGTGTCAGGAGAGTGGAATGAGCAAGCGGGCGGCGATTCTCGAAGCGTCGCAAACGCGTTTGCGTCCGGTGTTGATGACATCGGCGGCGACGATTCTGGGACACCTGCCACTGGTCTTTGTGACCGGCGCGGGAGCTCAGGCTCGTAACAGCATCGGGATCGTGTTGGTCGCCGGAATGGCGGTGGGAACGATCTTTACGTTGTTTGTCGTCCCCGCTCTCTATCTGATTTTGGCAGCGGCGCATCGCCACGATACCAGCGAATTCGAACGCATCGAACAATCGTTGCAGTCGCCTTCGCATGCCAATGTCGGTTTGGAACAGCGTGAGCTGAACGCCAGCCAGCAGGATCAGCCGAGTTTGGCGTGATCCGTTTCCGTCGCTGAAGTTTGCGTTTCAAAGTCCGATCGCAGGTTGCCAACGCCGCAGCCTGCGATCGATCTGACGCTGCCGCCGCCGAGCATTTGGGGCGGCCAGCGTCGTCATGGGAGAGGTGTCGCGGGGCCCGCAAGCTTTCTTTTGCCATCGGCCGGTTTAGGGGTGTACAATCGTGGCTCGGTTCCATCGACCGATTTCACTCCTGCTACCACTCGCCCCCACGAGTTCTTCATGATTCGCCTGTCGTTTGCTCTTTTGTTGCTGACGTTACCCGCCACCGATTTGATCTCAGCCGATCCGCCCACCGTTGTCAGTTGGGAGACGCACCAGTTGTCGACGCAGTTCTTCAGCGAAGGAGCGACGGTCGGCGATTTCAATCGCGATGGCATCGCCGATGTCGCATCGGGACCCTTCTGGTACGAAGGGCCTGACTTCAAAGCACCACATCGGTTTTACGCCCAAGACGCCTTCGATCCCCATGGCTATTCGAACAACTTCTTCGCTTATACCGACGACTTCAACAACGACGGTTGGGACGACATCCTGATCTTTGGCTTTCCCGGCAAAGATGCGTCGTGGTTTGAAAACCCGAAGGGGCAGGATCGATTTTGGCCGCGTCACAAAGTGTTGGACGTCGTCGAAAACGAATCGCCAACGTTCGCCGATCTGACCGGCGATGGATCTCGCGAGATCGTTTGCAGTTCGGGAGGCTTCTTCGGTTATGCCGAGATCAACCGCGACGATCCGACAGCGCCGTGGAAGTTCCATAAGATCAGCGACCAATCGGCGGGCGGCCGGTTTACGCACGGTTTGGGCGTTGGCGACGTCGACGGCGATGGGCGGATGGATCTGTTGGAGAAGAGTGGATGGTGGCAGCAACCGGCATCGCTCGACGGAGATCCCGTTTGGAAAAAGCATCCCTTTGAATTTGCCCCCGGCCGCGGCAGCGCTCAGATGTTTGCATACGACGTCGACGGCGATGGCGATCAGGACGTGATCACTTCGTTGGACGCTCACGGATATGGACTGGTCTGGTATGAACAGCTCGACAGCGCCGCCGGTGGAACCGCTTCGCCGTCATTCGAGAAGCATACGATCCTCGGCTCCAAGACGAGCGAAAGTCCGTTTGGAGTCCTCTTTTCACAGCTGCATGCTATCGATTTGGTCGACGTCAATGGCGATGGACTCAAGGATATCGTGACCGGAAAACGCTGGTGGGCTCATGGTCCGCGAGGCGATGCCGCACCCAACGATCCGGCGGTTCTGTATTGGTTCGAACTGACGCGCCCCGGCGGCGACGATGGCGATGTCGTCTGGGTGCCTCACCAAATCGATGATGCTTCGGGAGTGGGGACCGATGTCCGCGTCGCCGATCTCAACGGCGACGACGCTGTCGATGTGATCGTCGGGAACAAAATGGGGACGTTCGTCAGCCTGCAACGACGCGAGTCGACCGATGCGGCGACGCAGGCTCGCCAACAACCGCGACCGCTGTCGATGAATGCGCGCAGCGCTAGCGATGGCCTGCCGACTAACGAAGGGCTGTCGCCCGCTGATGCCGCGGCGGCGATGACGGTTCCCGAAGGCTTCCGCGTGCAATTGGCGGCCGGTGAGCCGATGGTGCATCAACCGATCGCGATGACCTTCGATGCTCGCGGCCGATTGTGGATCGCCGAAGCCCACACCTATCCGGTCCGCGCCGCCGAAGGGGAGGGGAAAGACAAGATCATCATCCTCGAAGACATCGACGGGGACGGCGTCTTCGACAAACGGAAGATCTTCGCCGAGGGGCTGAACCTGGTCAGCGGGATGGAGGTCGGATTTGGCGGCGTGTGGGTTGGTGCCGCTCCTTACTTGATGTTCATTCCCGATCGCGATGGCGACGACAAACCCGATTCGGAGCCACAG from Rosistilla oblonga includes the following:
- a CDS encoding efflux RND transporter periplasmic adaptor subunit, with the protein product MNQTVAPGSRLRWLRTAIGSILVVLAVVGILAAIGYAKVWQIKSAMAAPPPPEMPISVTLAAAEESSFRRSSVVVGNVLAPESITLKTELAGTVTEIPMIPGGEVQRGEVLLRLDIRTEEAMLKSLEASRKLAESTVQRSRQLNRINAGSESELDIAEAELSRAEAGIEELRVRIDKKTLRAPFDARVGLFDLHVGQYLVEGNQVTTLEGIADYFFIDFSMPSHVADAIEIGDDVFLQIGADKLQATATIVAVDASANPISRSVTARARLSNPPPKLQPNDSVHVTVMYGQPIPVRQIPATAVRRGPSGSVVFVATETESGLRAQSRNVVVVPGGSAVARVIDGIQAGESIVADGSFKVYEGALLADARSTAASNDESAASVQDAGVPAAVAADGAIQNREAGE
- a CDS encoding efflux RND transporter permease subunit: MKSFTDIFIRHPVLAIVVNLILVLVGIRCALSLPIQQFPKLESTSITVTTVYFGASAETVRGFLTTPIERAVSSIAGIDYVESSSIAGISTVTLRLNLNHDSTKALAEVNARLQQVRSELPAEAEPPSIELVRADRPYATFYLSFTSDRFDLPALTDYLTRNVQPRLSIINGVQKVGIEAGQTPAMRIWISPQRLSELNLTPGDVYSALQRNNFLAAIGQVKNDLVQVDLLTNTDLRSVDEFDDLIVWQAPASSTAPGTIIRLSDVARVELGSEEPTATALYRGEKAIYVSVWPLPGSNEIEVATRLRAAMADLQPDLPTHVDMQLAYDGTKFMTKSLSEISKTLTETILIVGFVVFLFMGSVRTAIVPLVAMPVSLVGAAIVMYLMGFSLNLLTLLAIVLAVGLVVDDAIVVVENVQRHLQEGNDKIKAALMGSRELVGPILAMTITLATVYAPIGFQGGLTGMLFREFAFTLAAAVVVSGIVAVTLSPIMSAYLVPSGGREGAMTRFVNRMFAAVRDFYGKLLGGVLQLRWSIALATLLAGAAAVPLYMFSPKELAPVEDEGAVAVMLTAAPDSTLASSTRWTQQLSDGFQGIEETDYMWAVVTASGGFGGLITKDWDDRQRNTQAMLPEVFGAASQSAGLEAFPVLVPPLPGAGNFDVELVLKSDLPVSRQRELAEEIVKRGREANMFMFVDADLKVDLPQARVIVDRERLADLGLDQAAVGRELGVLLGGGYVNRFNYFNRSYRVIPQLEAADRQSTGALMDLRVRGPSGELIPVSTFASIEPETAPRTLSRFQQQSSFKVFAAVYPGVTKEQGLTTLENIATDVVGGSMTLDYAGESRQIRHEGGSLAVTLGFALLLIYLVLAAQFKSFRDPLIVLLGSVPLAMTGVLTLTCLDFTTINIYSQVGLITLVGLVAKNGILIVEFANACQESGMSKRAAILEASQTRLRPVLMTSAATILGHLPLVFVTGAGAQARNSIGIVLVAGMAVGTIFTLFVVPALYLILAAAHRHDTSEFERIEQSLQSPSHANVGLEQRELNASQQDQPSLA